Genomic window (Dyadobacter fanqingshengii):
CTCGATCAGATCCACGATTTCCGGCCTGTCCCACTGCGACGCGCCGACTTCTTCCACTAATATCTTGCCTTTGTAAATAATGTAAGTTCTTGGAATTGCATTGCCGTCCAGCGCAGGAGGATAAGCGCCCGCAAACTGATAAAAAGGTAAATTGTAGCCTTTACGTGCGATGAATGGATTTACTGTCTCAGCATCTTCATCAGAAATAATGTAGAACGATACTTTTTCGTGTGTTTTGTATTTATCGTAAAGTTTCTGAATGCCCGGCATTTCCATGTTGCAAGGCCCGC
Coding sequences:
- a CDS encoding TlpA family protein disulfide reductase, producing the protein MTATSKKIFVVILLLIAAGAVYYSFVEPIDSKEANVENAVPGQDAAASVYLSDLRDLEGKPVAMDENKLVFLNVWATWCGPCNMEMPGIQKLYDKYKTHEKVSFYIISDEDAETVNPFIARKGYNLPFYQFAGAYPPALDGNAIPRTYIIYKGKILVEEVGASQWDRPEIVDLIEKQLAEI